One segment of Paenibacillus sp. FSL R7-0337 DNA contains the following:
- a CDS encoding acyl carrier protein: MQHKVIEIIAEIKEEPGLLQTLSGASDLTLDAALDSLQIINFILRVEDEFNIEVDFDTFDLEHLKSVDRFSAYVAGLAVQ; the protein is encoded by the coding sequence ATGCAGCATAAAGTCATTGAGATTATCGCCGAAATCAAGGAGGAACCAGGCCTGCTTCAGACGCTCAGCGGAGCTTCTGACCTGACCCTGGACGCCGCACTTGACTCCCTGCAGATCATTAATTTTATTCTGAGAGTCGAGGATGAATTCAATATAGAGGTAGATTTCGACACCTTTGATCTGGAGCACCTGAAATCAGTGGACCGGTTCTCCGCTTATGTCGCCGGGCTTGCCGTACAATGA
- a CDS encoding DsbA family oxidoreductase yields MKIRVEIWFDYTCPFCYIGKKKFEAALEQFDYKNEVEIVLHSFEMVTGYYPHAGESIYETASKHAGMSVSQAKHAYMQVTDMARMTGLDYRFDQTIPANTFNAHRLTHYAAAHGKAYALSERIFKAYFTEGLNINDPSTLALLAAEAGLDGTKSLAVLESNQYTTEVHKDEKDSRLASVRGMPYFLFNETYSISGARDQSVFKEVLDQAWSKVETVSDDNTESATSPGCLDGSCPIR; encoded by the coding sequence ATGAAGATAAGAGTAGAAATATGGTTCGATTATACTTGTCCGTTTTGCTATATTGGGAAAAAAAAGTTTGAAGCCGCCTTGGAACAGTTTGATTATAAAAATGAGGTAGAAATCGTGCTCCACAGCTTTGAAATGGTGACTGGCTATTATCCGCACGCAGGAGAATCGATTTACGAAACGGCTTCCAAACATGCAGGGATGAGTGTCTCCCAGGCAAAGCATGCCTATATGCAGGTTACTGATATGGCAAGAATGACAGGCCTCGATTATCGATTTGATCAGACCATCCCGGCAAACACCTTTAACGCACACCGCCTAACACATTATGCGGCCGCCCATGGGAAAGCTTATGCACTCTCGGAACGTATCTTCAAAGCCTATTTTACAGAAGGACTCAACATAAACGACCCTAGTACCCTTGCCTTACTGGCAGCAGAAGCGGGTCTGGATGGGACGAAATCACTGGCGGTCCTGGAGAGTAACCAATACACAACAGAAGTGCATAAGGATGAAAAAGATAGCCGCCTTGCCTCCGTACGGGGAATGCCGTATTTTCTGTTTAATGAAACATATTCCATATCGGGTGCCCGGGATCAATCAGTATTCAAAGAGGTGCTGGATCAGGCATGGTCCAAGGTGGAGACTGTATCCGATGATAATACCGAATCCGCCACCAGCCCCGGATGTCTGGATGGCTCCTGTCCTATCAGGTAA
- a CDS encoding NADP-dependent oxidoreductase has protein sequence MKAIALTGFGIPESLEEQEVSVPVIKDTQVLVEMHASSINPGDAHLRSGAIEQGPMGAMFQVQFPYILGFDVAGIVKEVGTLVQHLKPGDRVMGMVPTGSYMDYVAVEEDHLAVIPESLSFEEAGAIPTVTLTAWQALVEHGRLQQGQRILIHGGAGGVGHAAIQLAKQHGAYVITTARDSNRPFVMELGADEVIDYTTDEFVNKISEPVDIVLDTIADPSTFETGLPGDTGNESYAVLKNGAKYISIVAFGIGQTPKVRDIDSVFFQQDLTVPIWRL, from the coding sequence ATGAAAGCAATAGCTTTAACCGGCTTCGGAATTCCTGAATCGTTGGAGGAGCAGGAAGTGTCTGTTCCTGTAATTAAAGACACCCAGGTACTCGTGGAGATGCACGCCTCATCCATAAATCCTGGAGATGCTCATTTACGCTCAGGTGCAATTGAGCAGGGTCCGATGGGGGCAATGTTTCAAGTCCAGTTTCCGTATATTCTTGGTTTCGATGTGGCGGGTATTGTAAAGGAAGTTGGCACATTGGTGCAGCATCTCAAACCAGGTGACCGTGTGATGGGGATGGTCCCCACTGGTTCTTACATGGATTATGTAGCTGTAGAAGAGGATCACCTTGCTGTTATCCCGGAGAGTCTTTCCTTCGAAGAGGCTGGAGCCATACCTACGGTTACATTGACGGCCTGGCAAGCCCTGGTTGAGCATGGCAGACTTCAGCAGGGTCAGCGTATTCTTATTCATGGAGGCGCAGGGGGCGTAGGGCATGCCGCAATTCAATTAGCGAAGCAACACGGAGCGTATGTAATTACGACGGCGAGGGATTCCAATCGTCCATTCGTCATGGAATTAGGTGCGGATGAAGTAATTGATTATACAACAGATGAATTCGTAAACAAAATTTCCGAGCCTGTAGATATCGTTTTGGATACCATCGCGGACCCATCCACATTTGAAACAGGATTGCCAGGAGATACTGGAAATGAAAGCTATGCTGTTCTGAAGAATGGAGCAAAATATATTTCAATCGTTGCCTTTGGGATTGGACAAACTCCAAAGGTCCGGGACATAGACTCGGTTTTTTTTCAACAAGACCTAACCGTGCCGATCTGGAGACTATAA
- a CDS encoding FusB/FusC family EF-G-binding protein: MKPTFIRNHQYNYIKKQADFVLKTLRSVADRRVLETVRYSAELNVTGAFASLTEGQEQMLRAISTFEKAEDFQQYTSGLEPYLEPFPPIMLKQIQKLFPKNKKMKLPDLQSFDFRYVTYLAWMDIAANKLFIVYPHEGQFIGVEGRMLPLHKKGYCLFCNRQQELAFLNVKTKPELAAADNLASVGQYVCMDSQGCNQSITDIGALERFILSVRK; the protein is encoded by the coding sequence GTGAAACCAACATTTATTAGAAACCATCAATATAATTATATTAAGAAACAAGCAGATTTTGTGCTGAAAACACTTCGTTCGGTAGCGGACCGCCGTGTCCTGGAGACTGTAAGATACAGCGCCGAGCTCAACGTGACGGGGGCCTTTGCTTCACTGACCGAGGGTCAAGAGCAGATGCTGCGGGCAATCTCCACCTTCGAGAAGGCCGAGGACTTCCAGCAGTATACCAGCGGGCTGGAGCCTTATCTGGAGCCGTTTCCGCCGATTATGCTGAAGCAGATTCAGAAGCTGTTTCCCAAGAATAAAAAGATGAAGCTGCCTGACCTGCAGTCATTTGATTTCCGCTATGTCACGTATCTGGCCTGGATGGACATCGCAGCGAACAAGCTGTTCATCGTCTATCCGCATGAAGGGCAGTTCATTGGTGTGGAAGGCCGGATGCTGCCGTTGCACAAGAAGGGCTACTGCCTGTTCTGCAACCGGCAGCAGGAGCTAGCCTTTCTGAACGTCAAGACCAAGCCGGAGCTTGCGGCGGCAGATAATCTTGCTTCCGTGGGCCAGTACGTATGTATGGATAGTCAGGGCTGCAATCAGAGCATTACGGATATAGGTGCGCTGGAGCGGTTCATCCTCTCGGTGCGCAAATAG
- a CDS encoding nucleotidyltransferase domain-containing protein translates to MYAHHRQTLEKLAEKLEQDPSCLAAITSGSVAKGTASETSDVDVHLVFTDEAYAEYERNDRLSYVDREVSTYEGGYADIKVINRRFLELAARQANEPTRYAFTGAEVLFSRIPELDELVARIPVYPEENRERNLQDFCAQIYLFGLYFAKEATRKDDAYLLAHTASNLVFFSGRMILAYNRMLFPSHKGLLDAVGAAEAQPKNFRTLATELLQSPSADKSVRFAAKMLTFYNHGLSFEQALGIYVLNNERSWTEQPPSLQNR, encoded by the coding sequence ATGTACGCGCACCACAGACAGACACTGGAGAAGCTGGCGGAGAAGCTGGAGCAAGACCCTTCTTGTCTGGCGGCAATCACCAGTGGATCAGTAGCCAAGGGAACCGCCAGCGAGACCTCGGATGTGGATGTCCATCTGGTCTTCACCGATGAAGCCTATGCGGAATATGAGCGGAACGACAGGCTCTCCTATGTGGACCGCGAAGTCAGCACCTATGAAGGCGGATACGCCGATATCAAGGTAATTAACCGGCGGTTTCTGGAGCTTGCAGCCCGGCAGGCCAATGAGCCGACAAGGTATGCTTTTACTGGTGCAGAGGTGCTCTTCTCCAGAATCCCGGAGCTGGATGAGCTGGTGGCCCGGATTCCCGTCTATCCTGAGGAGAACCGCGAGCGCAATTTGCAGGACTTTTGCGCCCAGATCTATCTATTCGGGCTGTATTTCGCCAAAGAGGCAACCCGGAAGGACGACGCCTACCTGCTCGCCCATACTGCCAGCAATCTGGTCTTCTTCAGCGGAAGAATGATCCTGGCTTATAACCGCATGCTTTTTCCAAGCCACAAGGGGCTGCTGGATGCCGTCGGTGCTGCGGAAGCCCAGCCGAAGAATTTCCGTACGCTGGCAACAGAGCTGCTGCAGTCGCCCAGCGCAGATAAGAGTGTACGCTTCGCCGCGAAGATGCTGACATTCTATAATCACGGCCTTTCCTTCGAGCAGGCGCTGGGAATATATGTGCTGAACAACGAACGCTCCTGGACAGAGCAGCCGCCTTCGTTGCAGAACCGATAA
- a CDS encoding helix-turn-helix domain-containing protein, giving the protein MDIHTYEPLVPNIVLFVDRRSFAEWEIVSSPIDFHDLTFIVEGKAVYSINGEQFPVEAGDILYVPSGSIREAHTFAEAPIHSYAFNFFWEGADNPVHLPFAAVTRGWMTKEILEDIREFSHIWMGSQPLFRMKARAIFQLIIYRLLNIAYHQKAPLLDPRIHKVMAYIMDHYSEEVTIRDLAEGIGLSPVYLGKLFKQNTGYTCKEFLNKIRVNNAEMILSAGGFNVSEVAEHCGYHDVAYFSNVFKSLKGYPPSSALKG; this is encoded by the coding sequence ATGGACATTCATACATACGAACCGCTTGTGCCGAACATCGTGCTGTTCGTGGACCGCAGATCTTTTGCAGAGTGGGAGATTGTCAGCAGCCCTATCGATTTCCATGATCTGACGTTCATTGTGGAAGGCAAAGCGGTCTATTCCATTAACGGGGAGCAGTTCCCGGTGGAAGCCGGTGATATTCTCTACGTCCCTTCCGGCAGTATCCGGGAAGCCCATACGTTCGCAGAGGCACCTATCCATTCCTATGCATTCAACTTCTTTTGGGAAGGAGCGGACAATCCGGTACATCTGCCGTTTGCGGCCGTAACCAGGGGCTGGATGACCAAAGAAATCCTGGAGGATATCAGGGAGTTCTCGCATATCTGGATGGGCTCACAGCCGCTCTTCCGGATGAAGGCCCGGGCGATTTTTCAGCTGATTATCTATCGTCTGCTTAACATTGCCTATCATCAGAAGGCCCCGCTGCTTGATCCGCGAATCCATAAGGTAATGGCCTATATCATGGATCACTATTCGGAGGAGGTTACGATCAGGGATCTGGCGGAAGGCATCGGACTGAGTCCGGTCTATCTCGGCAAGCTATTCAAGCAGAATACGGGGTACACCTGCAAGGAGTTCCTGAACAAGATCCGGGTGAACAACGCCGAAATGATTCTGTCTGCGGGGGGCTTCAATGTATCGGAGGTGGCTGAGCATTGCGGGTATCACGATGTGGCGTATTTCAGCAATGTGTTCAAGAGCCTGAAGGGATATCCGCCGTCATCGGCTCTGAAGGGATGA
- a CDS encoding Gfo/Idh/MocA family oxidoreductase codes for MSSMVEQVTYKLGILGASNIAVPAMLEPARIVDKVKITAIANRTLAKAEAMAEAYQIPYVAGSLEELLELDGLDGVYIALSNELHAQWVIRALNAGKHVLVEKPICLHPEEAEQLRLAKNNPAAPKLAEGMMIACHPWQQTLKGIVDSGEFGALRRISTRISIPAKNGHAGNYRSVKGKGGGVFADLGCYWLQFVQTLAGLQPEEILAQSAFDGPDGCDWTFQAALQYKNGLRAECLTSFELPYRASHTLYFDQTVLTVPDFFRPIKGFYKLKIRHDLPDNRTTLCEFEPLNYYVGQLEAFAAIMSGQQAEGLGATWERVQLQARIMAGAQRCRV; via the coding sequence ATGAGCAGTATGGTAGAGCAGGTAACCTATAAGCTAGGCATTCTGGGCGCCTCGAATATTGCGGTTCCAGCAATGCTGGAACCGGCACGGATAGTGGACAAGGTGAAGATTACGGCGATTGCCAACCGTACCTTGGCGAAAGCAGAGGCCATGGCCGAGGCGTACCAGATTCCCTATGTGGCTGGTAGTCTGGAGGAGCTGCTGGAGCTTGATGGGCTGGATGGAGTGTATATTGCGCTCAGCAATGAGTTACATGCGCAGTGGGTGATCCGGGCCTTGAATGCGGGCAAACATGTCTTGGTGGAAAAGCCGATCTGTCTCCATCCTGAAGAAGCGGAGCAGTTAAGGCTGGCGAAGAACAACCCTGCTGCTCCGAAGCTCGCCGAGGGGATGATGATTGCCTGTCACCCATGGCAGCAGACGCTGAAGGGCATCGTCGATTCGGGCGAGTTCGGCGCGCTGCGCAGGATCAGCACCCGGATCTCCATTCCTGCCAAGAACGGGCATGCCGGGAATTACCGGAGTGTCAAGGGGAAGGGCGGAGGTGTTTTTGCCGATCTGGGCTGCTATTGGCTGCAGTTCGTGCAGACCCTTGCCGGTCTTCAGCCGGAGGAGATCCTGGCGCAGTCGGCCTTTGACGGGCCGGATGGTTGCGACTGGACCTTTCAGGCAGCGCTGCAATACAAGAACGGGCTGAGGGCCGAGTGCCTCACTTCCTTCGAGCTGCCATACCGGGCCTCGCACACCCTGTATTTCGACCAAACGGTGCTGACGGTTCCGGATTTCTTCCGGCCGATCAAAGGGTTCTACAAGCTCAAAATCCGGCATGATCTGCCGGACAACCGCACCACCCTATGTGAATTCGAACCGCTGAACTATTATGTGGGCCAGCTGGAGGCTTTTGCGGCGATCATGAGCGGGCAACAAGCCGAGGGTCTGGGCGCTACCTGGGAACGGGTGCAGCTGCAAGCCCGGATCATGGCCGGGGCTCAGCGGTGCCGGGTTTAG
- a CDS encoding beta-galactosidase, whose protein sequence is MDHLLYGVAYYDEYMPYDRLTQDIQMMKDAGINTVRIAESTWSTHEPQNGVFDFSSVQRVLDAMHEAGIHVIVGTPTYAVPAWMVKEHPEVLAVTVKGEGKYGARQIMDITSPAYLFYSERIIRKLMAVVHKHPAVIGYQIDNETKHYETAGPNVQLRFVKYMRETYGTLEAINHQFGLDYWSNRIDSWEDFPSVVGTINGSLGAEFARFQRGLVNEFLAWQVGIVNEYKQPGQFTTHNFDFEWRGYSFGVQPSVDHFAASQPFDIAGTDIYHPSQDQLTGAEIAFGGDMTRSLKQDNYFVLETQAQAFPEWTPYPGQLRQLAFSHLGSGASMVAYWHWHSIHNSFETYWKGLLSHDFLPNPVYKEAQTIGADFKRLSDQLIGLKKTSKVAVMVSNEALSAIEWFKLPGGLIYNDVVRWMYDELYKMNIACDFIQPGSPRLKEYELVVVPALYAASDEALQQLNDYVRSGGHVVYSFKSGFTDEQVKVRHTAQPGIIREACGIAYSHFATPNAVTGLTGKLFPEGAEAGVHTVHTWMEMIVPGSAEVLASYDHPQWGEYAAVTRNTCGEGTATYIGCMTGPTALAEILRDTLQMAGLWGADQQLSFPLIVKSGVNRQGRTIRYYYNYSAQPLSFKYPHEAGQELLSGNAVEQDQELTLDAWGVMIIK, encoded by the coding sequence ATGGATCACTTGTTATACGGCGTTGCTTATTATGATGAATACATGCCTTATGACCGTCTTACGCAGGACATCCAAATGATGAAGGATGCGGGTATTAATACCGTCCGGATTGCGGAATCCACCTGGAGCACGCATGAGCCGCAGAACGGGGTATTCGACTTCTCTTCTGTACAGAGAGTGCTGGATGCGATGCATGAGGCCGGAATTCATGTCATTGTGGGAACACCTACGTATGCGGTACCGGCCTGGATGGTCAAGGAGCACCCGGAGGTGCTGGCCGTGACTGTGAAAGGGGAAGGGAAATATGGCGCCCGACAGATTATGGATATCACTAGTCCGGCGTATCTGTTCTACTCGGAGCGGATCATCCGCAAGCTGATGGCTGTGGTACATAAGCATCCGGCAGTCATCGGCTACCAGATCGATAATGAGACTAAGCATTATGAGACAGCCGGACCGAACGTCCAGCTAAGATTCGTCAAATACATGAGGGAGACCTACGGAACGCTCGAAGCCATCAACCACCAGTTCGGTCTGGATTACTGGAGTAACCGGATCGACAGCTGGGAGGACTTCCCGTCCGTGGTGGGGACGATCAACGGCAGCCTGGGGGCTGAGTTCGCCCGGTTCCAGCGGGGGCTGGTGAATGAGTTCCTGGCGTGGCAGGTCGGAATTGTGAATGAGTATAAGCAGCCGGGACAGTTCACCACCCATAATTTCGATTTCGAGTGGCGGGGCTATTCGTTCGGCGTTCAGCCTTCGGTGGATCATTTTGCGGCGTCGCAGCCTTTTGACATTGCCGGTACAGATATTTATCACCCGTCCCAGGATCAGCTTACAGGTGCAGAGATTGCCTTCGGGGGAGATATGACCCGCTCGCTGAAGCAGGATAACTACTTCGTGCTGGAGACCCAGGCGCAAGCATTCCCCGAATGGACGCCATATCCCGGCCAGCTGCGGCAGCTGGCGTTCAGTCATCTGGGCTCAGGCGCTTCGATGGTCGCTTACTGGCATTGGCATTCGATTCATAATTCCTTCGAGACCTATTGGAAGGGCTTGCTCAGCCATGATTTCCTGCCGAATCCGGTATATAAGGAAGCCCAGACTATCGGCGCGGACTTCAAGCGGCTAAGCGATCAGCTTATTGGACTGAAGAAGACCAGCAAGGTAGCCGTTATGGTTAGCAATGAAGCGCTGTCGGCGATCGAATGGTTCAAGCTGCCCGGCGGATTGATCTATAACGATGTAGTCCGCTGGATGTACGACGAACTCTATAAGATGAACATTGCTTGCGATTTCATCCAGCCGGGAAGCCCCCGTCTGAAGGAGTATGAGCTGGTTGTAGTGCCGGCCCTGTATGCCGCCTCGGACGAAGCGCTCCAGCAGTTGAATGACTACGTCCGCAGCGGCGGCCATGTGGTCTATTCCTTCAAGAGCGGGTTCACTGATGAACAGGTGAAGGTTCGTCATACGGCACAGCCTGGGATCATTCGTGAGGCCTGCGGGATTGCTTACAGTCATTTTGCCACACCGAATGCCGTTACGGGACTTACCGGCAAGCTGTTCCCTGAGGGAGCCGAAGCAGGCGTTCACACTGTCCACACCTGGATGGAGATGATTGTTCCCGGTTCAGCGGAGGTGCTGGCCAGCTACGATCATCCCCAGTGGGGCGAATATGCTGCCGTCACCCGTAATACCTGCGGCGAAGGAACAGCCACCTACATCGGTTGTATGACCGGACCTACCGCACTTGCGGAGATCCTGCGCGATACGCTTCAGATGGCCGGGTTATGGGGAGCGGATCAGCAGCTGTCGTTCCCGCTCATCGTGAAGTCCGGCGTGAACCGCCAGGGCCGCACTATCCGTTACTACTACAACTACTCAGCCCAGCCGCTCAGCTTCAAATATCCGCATGAGGCGGGTCAGGAGCTGTTGTCCGGCAATGCGGTAGAGCAGGATCAGGAACTGACGCTTGATGCTTGGGGCGTTATGATTATTAAATAG
- a CDS encoding carbohydrate ABC transporter permease, producing the protein MTKSTKTILWVFFLIVALVQLFPLIWLIDFSFLSSNEFYSSSVLKWPSDPQWQNYINAWVDGKFLRYFINSAFVTSVTILLTVILSLTLGYAFTRMQWKLRPIFFTIILLGIMIPIHATLLPNFAIFKALGLTNSYLGLILPYTAVSVPLGTFILTGFMRSIPKAMEESAVVDGANIYRIVFQIIAPLTAPALVTVIVTTFLNCWNEFIMASTFLSKDALKTLPFSVMNFAGQYSSDYGSQFAVMVLTSIPAIVIYAIFNEQITKGVTAGAVKG; encoded by the coding sequence ATGACAAAAAGCACAAAAACCATACTATGGGTGTTCTTCCTGATCGTCGCCCTGGTCCAGCTGTTCCCGCTCATCTGGCTGATTGATTTCTCATTCTTAAGCAGCAATGAGTTCTACTCCTCCAGCGTCCTGAAATGGCCAAGTGACCCGCAGTGGCAGAACTATATCAATGCCTGGGTGGACGGTAAATTCCTGCGCTACTTCATTAACAGTGCCTTCGTTACCTCAGTAACCATTCTGTTAACGGTGATTCTGTCCCTTACGCTGGGCTATGCCTTTACCCGTATGCAGTGGAAGCTGCGCCCCATCTTCTTCACCATTATCCTGCTGGGGATTATGATTCCGATTCATGCGACTCTTCTGCCTAACTTTGCCATCTTCAAGGCGCTGGGCTTAACGAATTCCTATCTAGGGCTTATTCTGCCATACACCGCAGTGTCTGTACCGCTGGGAACCTTCATCCTGACCGGCTTCATGCGGAGTATTCCGAAGGCGATGGAGGAGTCCGCAGTAGTAGACGGCGCGAATATTTACCGGATTGTCTTCCAGATCATTGCACCGCTTACTGCGCCTGCTCTGGTTACGGTCATCGTTACAACATTCCTGAACTGCTGGAATGAATTCATTATGGCATCGACCTTCCTCAGTAAAGATGCGCTGAAGACGCTGCCCTTCTCGGTCATGAACTTCGCCGGCCAGTATTCCTCAGACTACGGCTCACAATTTGCGGTCATGGTGCTGACATCGATCCCGGCCATTGTCATCTACGCTATTTTCAACGAACAGATCACCAAGGGCGTGACAGCGGGTGCGGTAAAAGGCTAA
- a CDS encoding AraC family transcriptional regulator: MEAFPVFRGDYVFDSCSPVQMLLTQKTVTSVRHQHDFVELAYVVQGTGIHLAGEDKMQVTQGDVLVIPPGVSHVFHPQDLSGTEPLLILNCMLRPGLDKVLRELPGTLSEEVLLPLLKLLEVQHWFGYMEKNKEILFLLGRLHGMLNSGLLIDEQRLYPPLLELAKLIMTAADLPFEERPVLQYDPLHDVLLYMISNYSERITLNEMSRQLAMSSRQFQRLLKNKTGRSYIQIYQEIRMKYSCILLLFTKLGVQSVALEVGIYDMKYFYRLFREFSGMTPASYRDRLHSHFCSAKEMMSSVEHCSC, encoded by the coding sequence ATGGAAGCTTTTCCGGTATTCAGGGGGGATTATGTATTCGACTCCTGTTCACCCGTTCAAATGCTCCTGACTCAAAAAACGGTCACTTCCGTACGTCATCAGCACGACTTCGTAGAGCTGGCCTACGTGGTTCAAGGGACAGGCATTCATCTGGCTGGTGAGGATAAAATGCAGGTGACGCAGGGGGATGTGCTGGTGATTCCGCCGGGGGTGTCCCATGTCTTTCATCCGCAGGATCTGAGCGGTACCGAGCCGCTGCTGATCCTGAATTGTATGCTCAGGCCCGGACTTGACAAGGTGCTTAGAGAGCTGCCCGGGACTTTGTCCGAAGAGGTCCTCTTGCCGCTGCTGAAGCTTCTGGAGGTTCAGCATTGGTTCGGATACATGGAGAAGAACAAGGAAATCCTCTTCCTGCTCGGCCGGCTGCACGGGATGCTGAACTCTGGCCTGCTCATAGATGAGCAGCGGCTATACCCGCCGCTGCTGGAGCTGGCGAAGCTGATTATGACCGCAGCAGACCTTCCCTTCGAAGAACGCCCGGTCCTTCAGTATGACCCGCTGCATGATGTCCTCCTATATATGATCAGTAACTATAGTGAGCGGATCACGCTGAATGAAATGAGCCGCCAGCTTGCGATGAGCTCCCGCCAGTTCCAGCGTCTGCTCAAGAATAAGACCGGCAGATCTTACATCCAGATCTACCAGGAAATCCGGATGAAATACAGCTGCATCCTGCTCCTGTTCACGAAGCTTGGCGTGCAGTCCGTGGCCCTTGAGGTAGGCATTTACGACATGAAATATTTCTACCGGCTCTTCCGCGAATTCAGCGGCATGACTCCCGCTTCTTATCGCGACCGGCTGCACAGCCACTTCTGCTCGGCGAAGGAGATGATGAGCAGTGTTGAACATTGCTCCTGTTAA
- a CDS encoding radical SAM protein, whose translation MQPTSRVSLDAKSFEALKRTIRNVVVPHRERKLDPGFRTVMPEIMSLKLTNRCNLRCKHCYQWNEDGYHHDMDTAEQNLDMDLGMIQRLLEETDEAQSRLYLWGGEPLFHRQAKEILELLKEHPRDTTICTNAYMIPKFEEELCAISDNLELLIPIEGFQEEHDFLRGKGSFQKVVQCVERLLELREQGRFRGRISVHNVINDNMIGRLYELVEFFERKGVDLVLLCFPWYISEDTSLAMDRFYDEHFQWLAELPPDHRSSWHAFKYHIKPENITRLTEDLKRINSNTWRNTRIRYQPGLDFDEIEDFVAGKPMLSRSTSKCLALSTRVDIAPNGMVSACKFFGELAIGNVEEQTLTDIWNSARYDRLRRILDEGLSPACSKCNVLYLNTYAALAQV comes from the coding sequence ATGCAACCTACCAGTAGAGTGAGCCTGGACGCTAAGTCCTTCGAGGCTTTGAAGCGTACGATTCGAAATGTCGTGGTACCGCATAGAGAGCGCAAGCTTGATCCGGGCTTCCGGACCGTAATGCCGGAGATTATGTCCCTCAAGCTGACCAACCGCTGTAATCTGCGGTGCAAGCATTGCTATCAATGGAATGAAGATGGCTACCATCATGATATGGATACCGCCGAGCAGAATCTGGATATGGATCTGGGAATGATCCAGAGGCTGCTGGAGGAGACGGACGAAGCGCAGTCCCGCCTGTATTTATGGGGAGGGGAGCCGCTGTTTCACCGGCAGGCCAAGGAGATTCTGGAGCTGCTGAAGGAGCATCCCCGGGACACGACCATCTGCACCAATGCCTATATGATCCCGAAGTTTGAAGAGGAGCTGTGCGCGATCTCCGACAACCTGGAGCTGCTGATTCCAATCGAGGGCTTCCAGGAGGAGCATGATTTCCTGCGCGGCAAAGGGTCCTTTCAGAAGGTGGTCCAATGTGTCGAACGGCTGCTGGAGCTGCGCGAGCAGGGCCGCTTCCGGGGCCGGATCTCTGTGCACAATGTCATTAATGATAATATGATCGGCCGATTGTATGAGCTGGTGGAGTTTTTTGAGCGCAAGGGTGTAGATCTGGTTCTGCTCTGCTTCCCCTGGTATATCTCGGAAGACACCAGTCTTGCGATGGACCGCTTCTACGATGAACACTTCCAGTGGCTGGCCGAGCTTCCGCCGGATCACCGGAGCAGCTGGCATGCGTTCAAATACCATATTAAGCCGGAGAATATCACCAGATTGACCGAAGACCTGAAGCGGATCAACAGCAACACTTGGCGCAATACCCGAATCCGCTATCAGCCGGGGCTGGACTTTGATGAGATTGAGGATTTCGTGGCCGGGAAGCCGATGCTGTCCCGCAGTACCTCCAAATGTCTGGCGCTCAGCACCCGGGTGGATATTGCCCCGAACGGGATGGTGAGTGCGTGTAAATTTTTTGGCGAGCTGGCCATTGGCAATGTGGAAGAGCAGACGCTGACAGACATATGGAATTCTGCGCGTTACGACCGGCTGCGGCGGATTCTGGATGAAGGCTTATCCCCCGCCTGTTCCAAATGTAATGTGCTGTACTTGAACACCTATGCTGCGCTGGCTCAGGTATGA